In the genome of Plectropomus leopardus isolate mb chromosome 19, YSFRI_Pleo_2.0, whole genome shotgun sequence, the window atgtttgcCCTTTGCACACCAAGTCAGTATTTTTTGTAGCCCTATGCAGTTTTTTAATCCGTCATCtgataaaaatcataaaaacagaacCTTGCATCCCAAGTTTGACATGTTTCACTCAAATTGTTCAATTCATATTATAAGACAAGATGGACATATATCCTTACTTCTTTGTTTAGCAATTTTCGAAAGGCCTTTgatggataaaaaataaagcagaaaatgaaaccTGTTCTGAAATCTTTTAAGACAGATTAAAGTTTTTCAGTCAGTGTGCAAACATGCAATATGAGgtcatattcatttttaaatgtgtgacaATTTTGAATGGAAAATTTGGATTTGGTAATCAGTGGCAGATTAGGACAAGTCATGACACCACTATCCTTGGAAAAAAAGACTTATATACATTAGACACTGGcgaaacacctttttttttgtattgggTATGCAGCCTGGTCTCCCAGGGCATCAAAATACGGGGCACCCTTTAGCGTCTTTATGAGACGCACAGGGCTTTCAACCAACACTTATGTGAAGCCATTTATGTCATTATTAGACATTCAGCACAACAGACGGAGTATAAAGAGCATTAAAAGTTCACATAGGGTCAGTGGTATAATGTACCGaactaataatatttttttagagtatctgtactttgcctgagtttttacatttcagtcaaCTTTCCTTTTCACTCTACTACATTTCCccaaagtattttatttacatactAGAAATGAAGGAAGAAAGGGAAGGGACAGATGTATGaatgaaggaatgggagggaaagaaaaactagaatttgattttttatatcCTTTATAAAGTAGTAAAGTAGTATAAAGACCTTGTTTCTCATCAAGTGAAATGTACACTCAGTTTTAAGATGGTGTATGCGAGAAGAAATACTGAGAAATAAGCTTCATACATCTCAAACACTAACAtatatttgtgcttttactttcaatatttaagtacatttaatatcataaaattactttttgatacttaattacattaaatatcagatactttaagacttttactcaagtaatattctgaTAGGTGAcgttaacttctaccaaagttaTTTTCTGGTCAGATACTTTTACTCGATTATGCCTTTCAGATACTTCATCTACCAAGGCTTTGGGGAAGTGGATGGGgtccaacaagcacaggactttgacaGAGGAGGCCggtgtttgtgtcccttgtAAAACTAAAAGTCAGTGTTGAGGTATTTTAACGGGAGTCATAATCAAAGGAGCTGTTAGTCATTTGTTAATCTTAACCATAGCAAATGAACTGAAATATGCCATGGTAACAGCTACGTTGGGGTTGTTTATGAGGTTTTGTTTATGAGGCAGtttcacaaaaaattaaaatggttttaagatAAACCAagtttcagtttcttttaaattgacaaTTGTCAAATGCTTAATTCAAGGCGCAATTCAAGCAGGatcaaaaatgtttcttgttgTTTACTtcgtttttttcttgtttttttttaaaaacaaggtcCATTGAGGAGGGACTTTAAACTGACTGACTTCTGGCAGATGTAAGTTTACCATGAAATATTGACACTTAGGACAATCGCTTTTTCTTGACCGAGAGCCAAATGTCTTTTTACCTGgcaatatttattgtaattgtcAATGTgtttacgcacacacacacacatacacatgacCTAAATGAACTGACACAACAGGTTTCCTGCCCTGTACCGCATCCTCACGCACACCACCATACCTCAGTACAGGAAGCCTTATCTGTGTTGATACTtctcaaaaaataacatacatcTCTCACCTTCCAcgttacaaaacaacaacaaagatgaGTTGACGGACAAGTTAATGGTATGTTGATTGACATAAGAGTATGGCAGTGTGGTTTAAGAGGAATGCAGTGTGTATGGATGAATTGACAGGAGACATTTATATGAGAACAGTCAACATTATTCACAGAGGATGGAATGTCCTTTTACTTCATATCTTCTACAAGTTCAGAAGGTTAGCGGTAAGATGCATTAAGAAGAGGATAATGGCTTCATGATATTACTACATAAAGTCAATTGGCACTATTTTACTATCATAAGGTCAAAATTTCACCAGCACaaagctctgtctctgtctgtgttgatTCAACAACACGCTCAAttgatttttcctcttttttttttgtcaagtcacTGAGGAAGAACTTTGTTTTATCTTGACACAAGACAGAAACTCACCAGAAATCCTCCCTGCAGGCTGTTGAAGAGCTCAGAGAGTTTGCTCACACACTTTGCTTCAcctgagcagcagctggagctCATTTATTAATCAGCGTGTGATTGGCTGGACATTTGACTTCATGGTATTCTGTCAAGTTGTGGAGGTCACGAATCTTTTTAAGCAGCACTTCAGAAAACACAAGTGTCAGTGTGTTCAATTTGTTTGTAGATGTTTCTTATTGAACAGCATTGCATAAAATCAGCTGATAACGGGAAATATAAAAGGCTTATGTCATATTgtagagagaaaagaaaagaataagtAGGTGAAAGGGTGAACAGTAATGATTTATTTAAGAAACAGCAACACATGTAATTACTGCAACTTTTCTATCCTTCATGTCTGAGTATACTatactaaaatgtatttatactCTGGACTAAGAGTTACTTATCTGTTCTGTCTAAACCCATTTTATCATTATGAATCATTCCAAATTTACATCATATAGTTACTGAGTATTTCATAAGCTAAAGTTACCGGCACAGTTGTGAGATATAGGCTTGTTTACCAAagtcattgactttttttttcaacatcaactGTAGCTTTAGAGTTTAATTAAAGTCATGACAATATGCACAAAACTAAATCTAGTAATATCTCAAAGGTCATAGAAAACTAACGTAAACATTGTATGAGTATGTgtgaaattttatattttttaaaaatcaatggGCTTAACAACGATCGCAtttaaaagttatgtttttctAACCACAAAAATCTGTTGTTTGCTACTGTTTGGCCAGCTGTCATATTCTGGCTGAGAGTGTGAATTGAGCTGCTCTGGTAAACTCCAAAAAATGCCACACAGAGCATCATATTCACCATATTTTGTACTATTCTGGTAGAATATAGCATGATAGCAATTTGCTCCAGTTACCATAGTCTGATAAATATATGTAGAAATGCAGGAAATGGGAAGCAAATCTCAATGTTTTTTATCTGATGTTGTACCGCCCCGCCACATGTTATACAAGTTATGCCGTTGCATAAGCAGcagtagatttttatttttctagtgCTTTTTTACACATTCCTGCCATTAACATGGAGTTGTTAACATTTTTGATtcactaaaacttttttttagaaaaatgcttCTACAAAACAAGAGTGTTAACAAGTTATATCATAGCCTTAGCAATGCATCACCCatttgtattgaaaaaaaattacagtaggcagttcattcaataaaagAGAAGACTGGCACAAACTGGTGCTTTTTCAAGCTCTCATGACAAGTTAAAAATCATTTCTAAACATGAATTGAatctaaatgtgttttgtgtcagcTGTCAGACTCATGACAGGCTCCTGTGGGGGTTTTCATGTTGCTGGAGAGGTATGAACAGCCGGACAGCGCCACTCCTGGGCACAGTACCTCACACACCCACAGGGTGACATTAAGGGGCAAAGCCTCCGGGTTGCTCAGAGTAGAGAGGCAACAGTCctgcaaaacaaaagccaaGGCAAGAATAAAACCATCATTGACCTCCCAATTTGTGCCCTTAACTGCTGTgatatatacagtctgtggtactgatttaaattaaatttcactgtagaaaaaaaacaattaaatatcAATATGTTGTGTAAAGTCTTACTGAAAGATAGAACCGGTGAGCTCATCAACAAGGccacctgtaaaaaaaaaggaagaaatacaaaatttaaCACCAAACGTTGACTAAAtctatatattaaaaacaattttgtatGCACCGTATGAATAATTACTTCCAACATTTACCTGGTGTGCAAATTGTGTCACACAGTATAGGGCAAATGTAGCAGGATGAACAGTcctgaaagacatttttaaaaacagtcaaaatgagAAGGCTCTTGTCTCATTGAAACAGTAAAACATGTGTTGTTGACAGGGTTTGGGACAGTGCTGGTGCTTACTTGGCAGAGCTCACAGTGATCAGAGTCATCTCCCTCTTCACAGGGGCAGTTGTCACAGTTTTTAGAGCAGTACTAAAAGAGGAAGAGGGGTCACAAAATGCACAGTCAGCATTAGTCTTTCCATCTCTGGAAGAATTCATTTGAAGTAAATACATTACACCATCAGTGACATGTACTCTTAATTTTTACCTCACAGATGGTGCAAACGCTACACAAAGAGCCAGAGCGGAACTGCAGGATGTCAGCGCCGTGCTCCTCTTCAACTGTGTCATTTGCTGTGTCAAGCTCATCTGTATAACATCAACAGAGTCAGCAACAAATTAGGCTTATAGACCCGTACGTCAGCATGGTCCATACCAGCTTGTCGGCAATACATCTGTATCTCAGTGTACAGAAACAGAAGAACACTGTGCTAACAACAGCAGTTATTTCCCTGTAGACAACTGACAATTGATTTTAATTGAGATGTGCGTAATCTGAAAATGTGTTCATCTCTcgtcattttcagccataacatttaaagatataCAGTTAAACATAGTGGTCCgacctgtgcttttttttgttgttgttgttgctttgcttATGTCTTTGATTAACAAATCTACCAATGCAGTAGTTAGGGCACAACAGCAAATTTAGTATAAAATCAGTATCACTTTAATTATATGctacatttgtaatattttcacatctttaTCTCACACTCTAAGTAATTGAGGCAACgttagaccagcaactcctgtgttctaCTCGGTAAAATTACTCTTCAGAAACTGCTGGTggtaaaaatattacaaatatagcatacactcaaaatgtttgtgtttgctcaGCTTCATTTTGATTTCATGTTTGTGATGCAGGGGCTTCCTATGCATAAATTATTGTAAACATTGTAATTTGGTTTATGTCAGCTGACATAATTAGCTGAAGTAACAAGAAACTGCAGGAGAGGACAGAAAAGCCTTACTATGTCAGAGGTCATTTAGAAACAGTGCCGCCATTACATATTTCCTTCACGACTTTGATTccaactgaaatatctcaacaacgtTGTGATTGTTCATTTAGACATTCATGGCCCTCAGAGGATGCATTGTAATAACTTTGATCACTTTGGTTTACGATCAAATACCTGCAACACTAGTGAAATTCTCATCATCCGTTTAGCAAGTGATAGCGTGCACACGTTAATCCAACATAATAATCATGAGTTGTTAGTCGCTCCTTAGTCTTTTCAGTGGCCTGGACAGGCGTCACCCCATTGGTCAGTTTGACCTGTTATATGAACTAGTATAAACAGGAATGTCAGGCACTGCAGTGCCAGTAATTAAAGTAGGTATGGGTAGAGTAAACAAAAACCAGTCAGTAAAGCTATGACGTACTTCACTCCAccctgcataagtcagtgccccACCTTGACCTTCCCAGTAAAAAAAGTCTGAACAGACCACTGTAACTAAGTAGTTTGTTTTGCCCAACCTTAACTGCCAACCCCTTGATGACTTTGGTTTATAACTAAAGCAACACTAGTGACATtctcatcagcctcagctgtatttTGCATTGAGTGCTAATTAGCAAGTGATAGCATGCTCACATGCTAAACAGTAACTGGTTATTATCACCGTCACAAGTTAGCACACTGATGTGAGAATTTAGCTCAAGTGCAATGAAATATtaagtataagtataagtatCAGGTTGTGGACAGCAGCATGTTAAGTAGGCTTACACAGTAATATTTTCCATAATTCGGCTGTGAAAGCAAAGCACTGAGGatgtgacttttgttttgtttgagggCAATAGTCTTTATAGAGGAAAAGACAGATCAAAAGTAAGCCCATGAGCAAACCTTGCTGAATAACATTGTGTTTGCACAGCAAAAAATGAGATCAGCATTACGCCAAAATCTCTTCTTTAGAATATCGTTcttggaatatttttttctttggaagCTCTACTTTGGAACATGTTTGTACCTAAATGTTTCTCTGAACACTCACACATTGTCAGTACCTGTTTCAGGGTCTCAAAATAGCCACTTTGGTTCAACAAAAGGCATGAATGGTTTTAGATTCTGCTGGGAGCCTGCAACCTCACAGATAAGCTGTCTATTTTAGGACTGATATGTGCGACAGTGTTTCTAAGGTGGCTGCAACAAGCCCAACAATGTTAAAAGGCCAGTGTAGAGTTTGGAAACGGTCACAGAGATATTCCTATTCCTATTATTCTAACTTTATGTTTTACAATAATCAATTACTGCTTATTAATGAGCTCACAAATTTactgaaccccccccccccaaataaaccctaaatatataaaaagtggCTATACCGTCATCTTCTTCTGCTTCAGCTACATCCTCTTCCTCAGagtcatcctcctcttcctcttcttcgtCCTCCTCAGCATCATcaccctcttcctcctcctccttctcctcttcagGTAACTCTTCTACCTCATTTGcctcatcatcctcctcttctgctacctcttcttcatcctcctcctcctcctcctcctcctcctcatccgcAGCCTCTtccccttcttcctcctcatcttcctcagCTGCTGCCTCGCCAGcctcttcttcatcctcctcctcatcctcctcctcttcctcatcggccgcctcttcctcttcttcttctcttcttcttcttcttctttcgcCTCCTCCTCAACAGCCTCTACCTCATCAGcagcctcttcctcttcttctttcgcctcctcctcagcagcctcttcctcctcctcttcctcctcagcctCAGCAGCCTCTTCTTCGGCTTCCTCCTCAgcatcttcttcctcctcttcagcatcttcttcctcctcctcagcatcttcttcctcctcaacagcatcttcttcctcctcagcagtctcctcttcctcctcctcctcctcctcctcctcctcctcctcggcattttcctcctcagcctcctcttcctcctcctgttcaTCAGTTTCTTCTGCGTCTTCATCTGATTCATTCTCATCATCCTCTTCTACCTGTTCCTCTTCCTCGCCTGTGTCATCATCACCTTCAGCGGTTTCACCCTCCTCAGCTACAACCTCATCGGCATCTCTGACATGGAGGCCTTCGTCTGCATCAGCCACATCCTGGGCGCTCACAAGTCCAGAGAGTGGGACTGGGGACGGGGACAAGAGAACCAGCAGGAGTCCCACCAACCAGCCTTTCACAGCTGCCATTTTGAAAACTTAAACAGCTGAGTATCTCCTCTGAAATACAAATCCACACTGATGATTGTCTCTAATCTGTTTCttccaccaaaaacaaaagagttttttaacacttaaaaaacaaaaaaattaaatccacAGACAACATAGCAGAGCTGCAGGTGATTCAGTGATATTGTTTCAGTCTTTGCTCGGAGCTGCAGAGAGACGGGGGAGGAGGGCCACGTTCACAGGACCAACAGAGCAGTGTGCCAGCCTTGTGCCGAGAACACAGAGGACACAGTGGAAACACAACTGTGTGTGCAGTGTAGTTGTGTGCCTGTACGTGTATGAGTGACAGGGGCACATGTCCGGGAAGAATGCTCCTGATGCCCTTAACCCAGTGTATTAGAGAGGTGGGTGTGTGCTTATGGccgggggtgggggggggctcAGACggcaggagggagggaaaagagAGGTCAAAGAACATATGGagatgagagggagggagacgtTCAATTACAGCCATTAAATAACTCCAGTGTAAGGTTTAATTTGATATAACCTTTGTTGTCATAGATGCTACACTTTATATACATGTATGGATACATAAAACATGTATATACACTATAAAATCTGCCACattgattttactttgaaaaaatctaggaaacggactgcctttaaaaaaacattgtaagtaaatataactattaatctgaATTTATGTTTCTATCTGattgttaaatttatttaaaatttagccatatttacttgatttcgtgaagtttttgcaacttaaaactGACAAGTTTAAttgaatcaatatttttcagttttttttccaaaatcagCAAACCAAGTTGTCTATATCTGTATCCgactggttgcaaactagtcattcatatttgtattttcttaaacatgttaacaaaacagaactggcagatctcctaacttcatcatttgGCAAAAACCTTTGTCATGATCGAGTTAAGTAAAACGCTGCTaccacttagaaagaacaaggtaattccagatgtcatttttatggtgtaacaacttcataaaaaaaaaaagttctgaatTGGCTTAGGACACTCACCTTTAATGGTcgagttttgtattttatttatttgaaagccaggtttgcttttaaaataaaaaaaaaaataatcaccaaaTTACAGAATTTACCATAGCCAAAAACTGTAATATATGGTTATTTATATAGGAGGGTGGGTAataactatataaatatatatatatatataatatatatatatatatatatatatatatatatatatatataaaactgataaagaacagtccctaataaagAGCAAACATCATATAATAGaatcatataaaataaagacagaacaGATTATTCTACAGTTAAAGGTGCAGTCTAACTCTGTAGGAATAGGATTGTTGATTCAGTCCTCGGTCGTCAAATTCTGATGTTCTGGGTGAGCAGTGTGGTCTGACTATCAACCAAGTGCtttatttgacaacctgggaatcAATTAACGAATCCCTGTCCACAATCGCATACTGCACCTTTAAGAAATTCTATATGTGActcataaaaaaagagagagggtaATCACACACTCCATCAGccttacattttacttttatatttcttcTTAATAATGTTATTTAGGGTGTAATCAGATGCAACAACACACCTTACACCTTTTCTTTAATTGAGTCAATTATTAAACCAGACTTCAGGTCAGGACTGCGTGTAAACACAACTCTACTGCACATTTGAAAGCAGATCCATTTAACTAGAGCCCTTGCTGAAGACAAATACAATAGAAATATTTACAAAGTGTATTATTAGTAAGTCATACacaatttaatgactttaaatatGACCATGGGGTTAAACCAACACCTCTCAGACACAGTCTCAACAGCAATGGTATTATTTGCTTGGCAATCCCAAAGCAGAGGAGAACATGTCAGGATGATGTATGGAATGGATGTAAATAGAAGGAAATGGAGATGATGTCGGTCTGCACATGTGCAGCAACTGACACTTTACTTCTGAAGTACAGAATGTTTTCAGCACAGAGTTTTCATTATGAAGTTGGGAGTGAGACACACTGGCATGGCAGGTTGTGTGTAATGAGGAAtgtttaaattgaaattaactCAGAAACTGAGACGCTACTTGAAAGACACACATGCTCACTTTCATGGGCACATATTTGCACATGCAGCCATCATGCTGCCAGAGGGCAGAAAGTGATGACACCGCCTCTCTCGGTTTAAGCTGCTGCTGCAATTGACAGGTGGCCGCACTGGCTATTTACAGTCAAGGCTCCTTCAATAGCTCTGCCCCACTATTTGACCTTCAATAGAGCTCTGGCAAACTGAAACTCAGCACCATGGTGCTCCTTTAACACTATCCATACTCTATCCCCTTCTCTTTACAGTATATACAGCTATCTCACTGCTATGTTTTAGTCACACTTTCCGTCAGTGTTTCTTTCGTTGAACCGTCATAATCTAATTACACATCAGGTGTGGTTTCCTTAGTGTCTTTGTaccaactttaaaatgtttcatcatcCAAAGCCATGAAAACACCTTTACCCCTaaaggcacttttttttttcccttaaagaATGTTAGCAccacctttcttttctttctcgcCTGCAGTGTTTCAGATAAGCTGAACAAGAGCCTGACAGTTAAGAATCTTCTGGGAACCCAAGGGGGCCCTTACATGTATTGCGGGGAGCCACCAAATTAGCATTTGATAgttaaatttatgtttacttttttaaattaagatacGTCTGAAAATACAAGATCACAAAAATCCAACATACTGTTGGCGAAGATAAATCATCGACAACAGCGTGAATGATAGCCTGTTAACCCTGATAGATAAATCATTGTAAAACACTTTAACATTATGGTGAGGTTAATTATCAAGTCCTAATGAAACATATAGTCAATTAGCTGTATTAATATTCCAGGTGACAGATATTCGtctgagccaaaaaaaatcatcaaatccCCTATGtcagagcatttttaagacttttgaaagattaatttaagattttaataCCAGTCAAGGCCTTGATTTTAGAtgaattaattcaatgccttttaagactttttaaggatctgcgtgAACCCTGTTCAGCAGTAAAGATTTCAttcattatactgtatatacagtttATTGAATAGAATACAATAATGTAACAATATTAAGTAACTGAACACTGAGTATTACAATGTGCATTGACTGTAAACCCTGTAAACAATATCATAGTGTCAATATAGCAGTTATAACCTATAAAAACCTTATAAAATACAGCAATAAAGACATGATAGCACTGtcatataaaacacataaaatatatcatgCCACATCATAAATACATAGACTTGACTTTGGCATTTGAATAAGATTGATTGCACTCCTAAAATATCAGCTTTCGGATTTAATCAATACTGTAACAAGTAGTGACGGCTGCTACATGTttgggtttggttttttttaaattcaaaataaatgaaactatTTGAGTCTAGTGATGACCATGGCTGGCAAACAGTAAGATTATAGTGAGCATATCGTGGGAGCTGCAGTAGTAAAAGCACTTAAACCTTGTCCTTTTCCCGACCCAGAGCAAGTGAAGGCATCACCTAGTAAATCAGGTGGAACTGGAAGAGGAGGGAAACGCATCTGCAAAGGAGAAGAGGCAGAATACGTTCAAAGGCATGTTTAGTATAAATGACTCGAGGCAAAAACTACTACGTATAAAATAAACTAGTCAAGCAAGCTCAACAAAGACAACCTCTGACTTTCCAACGTGCagttttt includes:
- the LOC121959350 gene encoding cilia- and flagella-associated protein 251 — translated: MAAVKGWLVGLLLVLLSPSPVPLSGLVSAQDVADADEGLHVRDADEVVAEEGETAEGDDDTGEEEEQVEEDDENESDEDAEETDEQEEEEEAEEENAEEEEEEEEEEEEEETAEEEEDAVEEEEDAEEEEEDAEEEEEDAEEEAEEEAAEAEEEEEEEEAAEEEAKEEEEEAADEEEDEEEDEEEAGEAAAEEDEEEEGEEAADEEEEEEEEEDEEEVAEEEDDEANEVEELPEEEKEEEEEGDDAEEDEEEEEEDDSEEEDFRSGSLCSVCTICEYCSKNCDNCPCEEGDDSDHCELCQDCSSCYICPILCDTICTPGGLVDELTGSIFQ